Sequence from the Thermomonas sp. HDW16 genome:
GCAGGCGCATCGCGGCAAATACCTCGCCTTCACCGATTTCGAAAGCGCCGGCATGCGCCATTTGCGCGCACTCGGCGAGGCGGGCATCACCGATATCCACCTGCTTCCGGTCTTCGATATCGCCACGATCCCGGAAGCGGGCTGCGAAACGCCCGCGATCCCGCAGGCCGCAGCGGACAGCGAGGCGCAACAGGCGGTCGTCATGTCGGCGGCGGCGAAGGACTGCTTCAACTGGGGCTACGACCCGTTCCACTTCAACGCGCCGGAAGGCAGTTACGCCAGTGACGCGGCCGATGGCATGGTGCGCATCCGCGAGTTCCGCGCCATGGTGCAGGCCCTGCATGCGGCCGGCCTGCGCGTCGGGATGGATGTGGTCTACAACCACACCACGGCATCGGGACAGTCGCCGCGCTCGGTGCTGGATCGCATCGTGCCGGGCTATTACCAGCGGCTTGATGCGAACGGCAAGGTCGAGACTTCGACCTGTTGCGACAACACTGCCACCGAGCACCCGATGATGGCGCGGCTGATGCGCGATTCCGTCGCCTTGTGGGCGAAGCAGTACCGCATCGATTCGTTCCGTTTCGACCTGATGGGCCACCAGCCGCGCGATGCGATGATCGAGGTGAAGCGCGCGGCCAATGCCGCTGCGGGGCGCAATGTGCCTTTGCTCGGTGAGGGTTGGAACTTCGGCGAGATCGCCAATGGCGCGCGTTTCCCGCAGGCTGCGCAGGGCATGTTGAACGGTACCGGCATCGCCACCTTCAGCGACCGCGCGCGCGATGCGCTGCGCGGTGGTGGCTGCTGCGACAGCGGTATCGAGCTGTTCGGGCAACAAGGGTTGCTCAACGGCCTGGCCTACGTGCCGAATGCGCGCGCGCGCGGCAAGGCGACACGCCGCGACCTGCTGCATGCCGCCGATCTCGCGCGTGCGGGGCTGGCCGGCACCTTGCGTGACTACCGCACCACGCTTGCAGACGGCCGCATCGCGCCACTGTCTGCAGTGGACTACAAGGGCATGGAAGCCGGTTATGCCAGCCAGCCGGGCGAAGTCGTCAACTATGTCGAGAATCACGACAACCCGACGTTGTGGGACATCCATGCGCTGAAATTGCCGCAAGGCACCAGCGCCGAGGAGCGTGCGCGGGTGCAATTGCTTGGTGCGGCGTTCGTCGCCTTCAGCCAGGGCGTGGCGTATTTCCACGCCGGCATGGACGTGCTGCGCAGCAAGTCGCTGGATCGCAACAGCTTCGATTCCGGCGACTGGTTCAACCGCCTTGACTGGACCTACGCGGACAACGGCTTCGGCTCGGGCTTGCCACCCAAGCAGGACAATGGCAAGGACTGGGAATTGCTGCAGCCGGTACTGCGCAACGCGAATGCAAAGCCGGCCCCGGCCGATATCGCCTGGATGCGCGATGCCTTCCGCGACATCCTGCGTATCCGTGCCAGCACGCCGCTGTTCCGTCTTGCCTCGGCTGACGAAATCTCGAAGTGGCTGGTATTCCGCAATGTCGGGCCGAAGCAGAATCCGCTGGTCGTCGTCGGCCACCTGGACGGCAACGGGATGGCGGGCGAATTCGCGGAAGTGCTGTACCTGCTCAATGTGTCGCCCGATGCGCAAACGCTGGTGTTGCCGGAGGAAGCCGGCAAGGCATACGTGCTGCATCCAGTGCTGGCGGCGGATGTCGCTGCCGACCCCCGCACAAGGCAGGCGCGCTATGCGCTGGGCGATGGCAGGTTCGAGTTGCCGGGGCGCACGGCCGTGGTATTCGTGATCGAAAAGGGAGCGCATGCGCGATGAAGGGATTACTGTTCGGACTCTTGTTGGTGCTGGCGTTGCCGGGTTTCGCGCATGCGGAGCAGGTGGCGCAGGCATCGTCGCCGGATGGGCGCATCGTGGTGCAGCTGGATCTCAATGGGGAAGGGCGGTTGGCGTACCGCGTGTTGCGCGATGGCAAGCCGGTGATCGCCGATTCGCGGCTGGGTTTCATCTTTCGCAATGGACGCCAGATCCTGCGCGGCCTGCAGTTGGACAAACAGGCATCGCGCAGCGCCGACGGTACCTGGGAACAGCCTTGGGGCGAACGCCGCTACGTGCGCGACCACTACAACGAATTGCGCGCAAGTTTCGTCGAGAAAGACCACGACAAACGCCACTTCGACATGGTGTTCCGGGTGTTCGACGATGGCGTCGGCTTCCGCTACGACATTCCCGAGCAGCCGAGACTGGCCGAGGCGCAGATCGTGCAGGAGTTGACCGAGTTCGCCATCGCGCGGCCGGCCACCGCGTGGTGGATACCCGCCTTCGAATGGAATCGCGAGGAATACCTGTACCACCGCACGCCGTTGGCTGAAGTCGGCGTGGCGCAGACACCGATCACCCTGCGCACCGATGATGGTGTGCACCTCAGCATCCACGAGGCGGCATTGGTCGATTACGCCGGCATGAACCTGATGCGCGATGGCGGCACGCTGCGCGCGATCCTGACCCCAGGCAGCCCGACCCCGGTAGTGCGCAAGACTCCGTTCGCCACGCCGTGGCGCACCATCACGATCAGCGACCGCGCTGGCGGATTGGTCGAATCCAACCTGATCCTCAACCTCAATGAGCCGAACAAGCTCGGCGATATCAGCTGGTTCAAGCCCAGCAAGTACGTGGGTGTGTGGTGGTCATTGCACATCGACAAGGAGACCTGGGCGACCGGGGCGAAGCACGGCGCGACTACGGCGAACACCAAGCGCTACATCGACTTCGCTGCTGAAAATGGTTTTCGTGGCGTGCTGGTGGAAGGATGGAACATCGGTTGGGATGGCGACTGGTTCGCCAACGGCTGGGACTTCGATTTCCGCAAGCCCACGCCGGACTACGACCTGAAAGGCCTCGCTGCCTACGCGAGAACAAAGGGCGTGCACCTGATCGGCCACCACGAGACCGGCTGCGCGGTCAGTCACTACGAACGGCAGATGGACGAGGCGTTCGCGCTGTTCGGCAGGCTTGGCATCGATGCGGTCAAGACCGGCTATGTCTGCGATGCTGGGCAGATCGAGCGGCAGGACGTTGCGAACGGGCCGGTGCTTCGCGAGTGGCACGAAGGGCAATGGATGAGCAACCACCACCTGCGCGTGGTGCAGGACGCGGCGAAACACCACGTCGCCATCAACGCGCACGAACCGATCAAGGACACCGGCTTGCGGCGCACGTATCCGAACTGGATTTCGCGTGAAGGCGCGCGCGGGCAAGAGTTCAATGCCTGGGGCGACCCGCCGAATTCACCGGAGCACGAAGTCACCCTGGTCTACACGCGCATGTTGGCCGGTCCGATGGACTACACGCCGGGCGTGGTCAGCCTGACTGGCAAGAACGGGCAGGAGATCGGCAGCACGCTGGCACGGCAACTGGCGCTTTACGTGGCGCTCTACAGCCCGATTCAGATGGCAGCCGACCTACCGGAGCATTACGCGCAGCACGCCGATGCCTTCCAGTTCATCAAGGACGTGGCGGTGGATTGGGACGAAAGCCGGGTGCTGGCCGGCGAAGTGGGCGAGTACGTCGCTATCGCACGCAAGCAGCGGGGCGGTGGCGAATGGTTCATCGGCGCGATCAACGACCGCAATGCGCGCACCGTGCCGCTGAAGCTGGATTTCCTCGATCCCGGCAAACACTACCGCGCCGAGATCTACCGCGATGGCGAAGGCGCCGGCTGGAAGGGCGAGTCGCGCTTCCGCTTCGCGCGCGAAGCGAAGACGGTGACGCGAGGCGATGCCTTGGCGCTCTGGCTGGCCGGCGGTGGCGGCGCGGCGGTGCGCTTCGTGCCCATCGATGGTTGACAGCGTGCGATTCATCGCCGGCCTGTGCCTGTTGTTCGCATGCGCGTTCGCACAGGCGCAGGGCATCCGCGTCGATACATTGGAACAGGCCGCTCCTGGCCTTTCCGACAAGCCGATCCGCGTGCGCATCTACTTGCCGCCGGATTACGGATCGACGCAGGCACGCTACGACACGCTGTACGTCAACGACGGCCAGGACATGGAAGCGGTCGGCATGCAGGCAACGTTGGAACGCCTGTATGCGCGGTATGAAATCCGCCGGATCATCGTGGTCGCCATCGACATGCCGCCGGATCGCATGGCTGGCTACGGATTGTTCGATCGGGCGAAAGGCGAAGCCATCGCCGCGTCGACGAAATATGGCGTGGTTGGCGCACATGCGCAGCTCTATGCGCGTTGGCTGACACACGATCTGGTGCCGACGATCGATACGCGCTACCGGACGGTGGCCAGCACGGAGGGGCGCGCCATACTCGGTTGGTCGTTGGGTGCGCTC
This genomic interval carries:
- a CDS encoding alpha-1,6-glucosidase domain-containing protein, coding for MTRLRWVLPLAALAAVPVQAATADCDGPVATTLHPAAYAATDARAYWLDADTIRWPKMPAQASYRLYASATAGLKVERGAPVQGADAVLALQPATASAEAAARFGFTSAGAEMRIAASDATRLHGLLIGQLLLVQEDAQGHVLDATYLQHPGALDDLYAAADADPAPLGATPGKGSTHFRLWAPTASKASLCLYRDGMASTESASPLQRDERSGVWQQTISRDLRGNYYAYLVDVFVPGIGIVRNRVTDPYSISLTTDSARSYIADLDDPAMKPAGWDDTPRPPALASNTDMAIYELHVRDFSIGDGSVPQAHRGKYLAFTDFESAGMRHLRALGEAGITDIHLLPVFDIATIPEAGCETPAIPQAAADSEAQQAVVMSAAAKDCFNWGYDPFHFNAPEGSYASDAADGMVRIREFRAMVQALHAAGLRVGMDVVYNHTTASGQSPRSVLDRIVPGYYQRLDANGKVETSTCCDNTATEHPMMARLMRDSVALWAKQYRIDSFRFDLMGHQPRDAMIEVKRAANAAAGRNVPLLGEGWNFGEIANGARFPQAAQGMLNGTGIATFSDRARDALRGGGCCDSGIELFGQQGLLNGLAYVPNARARGKATRRDLLHAADLARAGLAGTLRDYRTTLADGRIAPLSAVDYKGMEAGYASQPGEVVNYVENHDNPTLWDIHALKLPQGTSAEERARVQLLGAAFVAFSQGVAYFHAGMDVLRSKSLDRNSFDSGDWFNRLDWTYADNGFGSGLPPKQDNGKDWELLQPVLRNANAKPAPADIAWMRDAFRDILRIRASTPLFRLASADEISKWLVFRNVGPKQNPLVVVGHLDGNGMAGEFAEVLYLLNVSPDAQTLVLPEEAGKAYVLHPVLAADVAADPRTRQARYALGDGRFELPGRTAVVFVIEKGAHAR
- a CDS encoding alpha/beta hydrolase-fold protein, whose amino-acid sequence is MRFIAGLCLLFACAFAQAQGIRVDTLEQAAPGLSDKPIRVRIYLPPDYGSTQARYDTLYVNDGQDMEAVGMQATLERLYARYEIRRIIVVAIDMPPDRMAGYGLFDRAKGEAIAASTKYGVVGAHAQLYARWLTHDLVPTIDTRYRTVASTEGRAILGWSLGALSAFGIGWQSAEMFGDVGAFSPSFWLSADNTNADAVQATRVVHALVDSSPPMSRPRLFFGIGTKEETDDRDGDGIIDVIDDTRELIDGWKAPDGTARKGVRELGQGASGDAATLFLLAGGRHDQPSWARMLPVFLRWAYGASDKPPGS
- a CDS encoding glycoside hydrolase family 97 protein, with translation MKGLLFGLLLVLALPGFAHAEQVAQASSPDGRIVVQLDLNGEGRLAYRVLRDGKPVIADSRLGFIFRNGRQILRGLQLDKQASRSADGTWEQPWGERRYVRDHYNELRASFVEKDHDKRHFDMVFRVFDDGVGFRYDIPEQPRLAEAQIVQELTEFAIARPATAWWIPAFEWNREEYLYHRTPLAEVGVAQTPITLRTDDGVHLSIHEAALVDYAGMNLMRDGGTLRAILTPGSPTPVVRKTPFATPWRTITISDRAGGLVESNLILNLNEPNKLGDISWFKPSKYVGVWWSLHIDKETWATGAKHGATTANTKRYIDFAAENGFRGVLVEGWNIGWDGDWFANGWDFDFRKPTPDYDLKGLAAYARTKGVHLIGHHETGCAVSHYERQMDEAFALFGRLGIDAVKTGYVCDAGQIERQDVANGPVLREWHEGQWMSNHHLRVVQDAAKHHVAINAHEPIKDTGLRRTYPNWISREGARGQEFNAWGDPPNSPEHEVTLVYTRMLAGPMDYTPGVVSLTGKNGQEIGSTLARQLALYVALYSPIQMAADLPEHYAQHADAFQFIKDVAVDWDESRVLAGEVGEYVAIARKQRGGGEWFIGAINDRNARTVPLKLDFLDPGKHYRAEIYRDGEGAGWKGESRFRFAREAKTVTRGDALALWLAGGGGAAVRFVPIDG